Proteins from a genomic interval of Gemmatimonadota bacterium:
- a CDS encoding glycosyltransferase: MSTNIVTSMSTPRISVLMPVYNAAGTLPETLQSIAAQTLGDFEVIAVDDGSDDDSGMILEAWGRGDRRIQPVRAGRVGLVEALNLGLSRCRGEWVARMDADDRMRPDRLARQSALLDARPDISVAGSLVEIFAEGAVGEGMKVYEAWLNSLVEPEDIAREIYIESPIAHPSAMVRRDELVELGGYRDTGWPEDYDLWLRFHAAGRRFAKVPEVLLYWREHGARLTRTDARYSVENFLRVKAHFLVNGPLQDRDGLIVWGAGQTGRRLTRHIVRMGRPVDAFVDISPRKIGSRMREAPVIGPDELASTWSRYRRPMLVVAVSSRGARKLIRQALTDLGLTEVEDYLCAA; encoded by the coding sequence GTGTCAACCAACATCGTTACATCCATGTCCACGCCACGCATATCCGTCCTCATGCCGGTCTACAACGCGGCCGGTACGCTTCCCGAAACCCTGCAGAGCATCGCCGCGCAGACGCTGGGCGACTTCGAGGTCATCGCCGTCGATGACGGGTCGGACGACGACAGCGGGATGATCCTGGAGGCATGGGGCCGGGGGGACCGGAGAATCCAGCCGGTCCGGGCCGGCCGCGTCGGCCTGGTCGAGGCGCTGAACCTCGGACTGTCGCGTTGCCGGGGCGAGTGGGTCGCCCGCATGGACGCCGACGACCGGATGCGCCCGGACCGTCTCGCCCGGCAGTCGGCACTGCTGGACGCCCGGCCGGATATCAGCGTAGCCGGGTCGCTCGTGGAAATCTTCGCCGAAGGCGCGGTGGGTGAGGGCATGAAGGTTTACGAGGCCTGGCTCAACAGCCTCGTCGAGCCCGAGGACATTGCCCGTGAGATCTACATAGAAAGTCCAATCGCCCATCCGTCGGCCATGGTGCGACGGGACGAACTCGTGGAGCTCGGCGGATACCGCGACACCGGATGGCCGGAAGATTACGACCTCTGGCTTCGCTTTCACGCCGCGGGACGGCGATTCGCCAAGGTTCCGGAAGTCCTGCTGTACTGGCGGGAACACGGAGCCCGGCTGACGCGAACGGACGCCCGGTACTCGGTAGAGAACTTCCTGCGCGTCAAGGCGCACTTCCTGGTCAACGGCCCGCTGCAGGACCGGGACGGGTTGATCGTCTGGGGCGCGGGCCAGACCGGTCGCCGGTTGACCAGGCACATCGTCCGCATGGGCCGTCCGGTGGATGCCTTCGTGGACATTTCTCCCCGGAAGATCGGCAGCCGCATGCGCGAAGCCCCGGTGATCGGTCCCGACGAACTGGCCTCGACCTGGAGTCGCTACCGCCGTCCGATGCTCGTCGTCGCCGTGTCCTCACGGGGCGCACGTAAGCTGATACGCCAGGCCCTCACGGACTTGGGCTTAACCGAAGTGGAAGACTACCTGTGCGCGGCCTGA
- a CDS encoding leucine--tRNA ligase, translated as MKTGEAMNGDKYDHEAVEARWTERWEAEGTYEVDLEAARNPYYNLMMFPYPSAEGMHVGNVFAYTGADIHGRYMRAKGYDVFEPMGFDAFGIHSENFALKINTHPGRLIPENIENFTRQFKRLGAMFDWRHEVQSTDPDYYRWTQWIFIQLYKAGLAYQKEAPVTWCPSCNTVLAAEQAEGGVCERCDAQVEQRNMRQWFFRITAYARQLLENLETIDWSETTKTAQRRWIGRSEGAEVDFPLADHDEKLSVFTTRPDTLWGATYMVLAPEHPFVDVVTTERHRVAVDEYVKESGRKTAIEREDVTREKTGVFTGGYAVNPVNDTRIPIWISDYVLMTYGTGAIMAVPAHDGRDFEFARAFDLPIVQVISCSEDTTNGYDGAAVLEEAYTGEGTMINSGPFDGTHSTVGVGAVTDWLEDRGVGKRQVNYRLRDWCISRQRYWGPPIPMIHCGACGVVPVPEDQLPVILPHVEDFRPDGTGRSPLARDPSFLNTTCPACGGPATRETDVNDNFLDSAWYFFRYPSSDRADVVFEPEMTERWLPVDMYVGGNEHAVLHLMYTRFITMALHDIGLVSFPEPFKKFRAHGTIIRSGAKMSKSKGNVVNPDEYLDRFGTDAFRTYLMFLGPYQVGGDFQDAGINGVRRFYDRLWRYATGTDFSEAPVDDPGLLALLHGKTRDVTGDMASFQYNTAIARLMELLNGLQNASSHYREAIDRLLQLAAPFAPFISQELWTRLGHEGMICDVPWPEYNPALIVSATIEYVIQINGRVRDRLELPPGTPREEIEQAAFASERVRQWTDGKESVRNIFVPDKLLNIVVKG; from the coding sequence ATGAAAACCGGGGAAGCAATGAACGGCGACAAATACGATCACGAGGCGGTCGAGGCGCGTTGGACAGAGCGTTGGGAAGCGGAAGGGACCTACGAGGTCGACCTCGAGGCGGCGCGGAATCCCTACTACAACCTCATGATGTTCCCCTACCCATCCGCCGAGGGCATGCACGTGGGCAACGTGTTCGCCTACACGGGCGCGGATATCCACGGAAGATACATGCGCGCAAAGGGATACGACGTGTTCGAGCCCATGGGATTCGATGCCTTCGGGATCCATTCCGAGAACTTCGCCCTCAAGATCAACACCCATCCCGGACGGCTGATCCCCGAGAACATTGAGAATTTTACCCGGCAGTTCAAGCGCCTTGGCGCTATGTTCGACTGGCGTCACGAAGTACAGTCCACCGATCCGGACTACTACCGGTGGACGCAATGGATCTTCATCCAGCTCTACAAGGCCGGGCTGGCCTATCAGAAGGAAGCGCCGGTCACCTGGTGCCCCTCCTGCAACACCGTGCTAGCGGCGGAACAGGCCGAGGGCGGGGTGTGCGAGCGATGCGACGCACAGGTGGAGCAGCGGAACATGCGCCAGTGGTTCTTCCGGATCACGGCCTACGCCAGGCAGTTGCTGGAGAACCTGGAAACCATCGACTGGTCCGAGACGACCAAGACCGCGCAGCGCAGGTGGATCGGCCGCAGCGAAGGGGCTGAAGTAGACTTCCCGCTGGCGGATCACGACGAGAAGCTCAGCGTGTTCACTACGCGGCCGGATACGCTCTGGGGCGCCACCTACATGGTCCTGGCGCCGGAGCACCCCTTTGTCGACGTCGTGACCACGGAACGTCACCGCGTTGCCGTCGATGAATACGTGAAGGAAAGCGGCAGGAAGACGGCCATCGAGCGCGAGGACGTTACCCGCGAGAAGACCGGCGTTTTCACGGGCGGCTACGCCGTCAATCCGGTCAACGACACCCGGATTCCGATCTGGATATCCGATTACGTGCTGATGACTTACGGAACGGGCGCCATCATGGCGGTTCCGGCCCATGACGGGCGGGACTTCGAGTTCGCCCGGGCCTTCGATCTGCCCATCGTGCAGGTGATCAGCTGCTCGGAGGACACGACGAACGGTTACGACGGCGCGGCCGTCCTCGAGGAAGCCTATACCGGCGAGGGGACCATGATCAACAGCGGACCCTTCGACGGGACCCACAGCACCGTCGGCGTGGGCGCGGTCACGGACTGGCTGGAAGACCGCGGCGTCGGGAAACGGCAGGTCAACTACCGGCTGCGGGACTGGTGCATCAGTCGCCAGCGGTACTGGGGGCCGCCCATACCGATGATCCACTGCGGAGCCTGCGGCGTGGTGCCCGTTCCCGAGGACCAGTTGCCTGTGATTCTGCCCCACGTGGAGGACTTCAGGCCGGACGGAACGGGACGGAGCCCGCTGGCACGCGACCCTTCCTTCCTGAACACCACCTGTCCCGCTTGCGGCGGTCCCGCCACCCGTGAGACCGACGTCAACGACAACTTCCTGGACTCGGCGTGGTACTTTTTCCGGTATCCCAGCTCGGATCGCGCGGACGTGGTCTTTGAACCGGAAATGACGGAGCGGTGGCTGCCCGTGGACATGTACGTGGGGGGCAACGAGCACGCGGTACTGCACCTCATGTATACCCGTTTCATCACAATGGCGCTGCATGACATCGGCCTGGTCTCCTTCCCGGAACCTTTCAAGAAGTTCCGGGCACACGGCACCATCATCCGTTCCGGCGCGAAGATGAGCAAATCCAAAGGGAATGTGGTCAATCCCGACGAATACCTGGACCGTTTCGGCACGGACGCCTTCCGCACCTATCTCATGTTCCTGGGTCCCTACCAGGTAGGCGGTGATTTCCAGGACGCGGGCATCAACGGCGTGCGGCGGTTCTACGACCGGCTATGGCGCTACGCCACCGGGACCGACTTCAGTGAAGCGCCGGTCGACGACCCCGGATTGCTCGCCCTGCTGCACGGCAAGACGCGGGACGTTACCGGGGACATGGCGTCGTTCCAATACAACACGGCTATCGCGCGCCTGATGGAACTGCTCAACGGCCTGCAAAACGCGTCCTCACACTATCGCGAAGCCATCGACCGGTTGCTGCAGCTGGCCGCCCCTTTCGCGCCTTTCATTTCCCAGGAACTGTGGACCCGCCTGGGACACGAGGGCATGATCTGCGACGTACCCTGGCCGGAGTACAATCCGGCGCTGATCGTTTCTGCCACGATTGAATATGTCATCCAGATCAACGGCCGGGTACGGGACCGGCTCGAGCTGCCGCCCGGCACGCCCCGCGAAGAAATCGAGCAGGCCGCCTTCGCCAGCGAACGCGTACGGCAGTGGACCGATGGCAAGGAGTCGGTCCGCAACATCTTCGTTCCGGACAAGCTGCTCAACATCGTGGTCAAGGGCTAG
- a CDS encoding aminotransferase class I/II-fold pyridoxal phosphate-dependent enzyme: MSNMLKAMNLAAPGFTRRKFLKGLAVGAGVASLGSYEAAAQMVAGPRVRPVRGWGVPEGFIRLSSNENPIGPSPRAVEAIMQYVYKFNRYYRGRGLYGQIAERHGLPVVIPSNNNEDRTEPWVTLGCGSSEVLFAIASAYLRDGGQMIEAAPGYGGVVRTARNYGARARLVRTTPDFHQDLDAMKAAITEDTRVVVITSPGNPTGIIVPFDDLKKFVSGIPSDVMVFVDEAYIEFARNPQDRIGAAPLILDHENVIVTRTFSKIMGMAGLRIGYGLARPHVIEKLEDNKGGRVSSLSVVAAEACIEDQDYQDRARAAAWAGHDYLTGQFEEMGLEYVPSQSSFMLVNVRTDADEVTRKLFEEYNVLVGNGKRRWRMNNWLRVTAGLQAENEAFIAALKKVLVSS; encoded by the coding sequence ATGTCGAACATGTTAAAGGCGATGAACCTGGCGGCTCCCGGGTTCACAAGGCGCAAGTTCCTCAAGGGGCTCGCGGTAGGCGCCGGGGTGGCTTCCCTGGGCAGCTACGAAGCCGCGGCGCAGATGGTGGCGGGACCCCGCGTCCGGCCCGTGCGGGGATGGGGGGTACCCGAGGGATTCATCCGATTGAGCAGCAACGAGAATCCGATCGGTCCGTCGCCCCGCGCCGTCGAGGCGATCATGCAGTACGTCTACAAGTTCAACCGGTACTACCGGGGCCGCGGGCTCTACGGGCAGATCGCTGAGCGCCACGGACTGCCGGTTGTCATACCCTCGAACAACAACGAAGACCGGACCGAGCCCTGGGTGACCCTCGGGTGCGGGTCATCGGAAGTGCTTTTCGCCATCGCCTCGGCCTACCTGCGCGACGGCGGCCAGATGATCGAGGCCGCGCCCGGTTACGGCGGCGTGGTCCGTACAGCCCGGAATTACGGCGCTCGGGCGCGCCTGGTCCGCACGACGCCGGACTTCCACCAGGATCTCGACGCCATGAAGGCAGCCATCACCGAGGACACGCGCGTCGTCGTCATCACTTCCCCGGGTAACCCGACGGGCATCATCGTGCCCTTCGACGACCTCAAGAAGTTCGTCAGCGGCATCCCCTCCGACGTCATGGTCTTCGTCGACGAGGCCTATATCGAGTTCGCCCGGAACCCGCAGGACCGCATCGGCGCCGCGCCGCTCATCCTGGATCACGAGAACGTCATCGTAACCCGTACCTTCTCGAAGATCATGGGCATGGCGGGCTTGCGCATCGGATACGGCCTTGCCCGGCCCCATGTCATCGAGAAGCTCGAAGACAACAAGGGCGGGCGGGTCAGTTCGCTCTCCGTGGTCGCCGCGGAGGCCTGCATCGAGGATCAGGACTACCAGGACCGTGCGAGAGCGGCGGCCTGGGCCGGGCATGACTATCTCACCGGCCAGTTCGAGGAGATGGGACTCGAGTACGTGCCCAGCCAGTCCAGCTTCATGCTGGTGAACGTGCGCACGGACGCCGACGAGGTCACCCGGAAGCTGTTCGAAGAGTACAACGTGCTCGTGGGCAACGGCAAGCGCCGCTGGCGGATGAACAACTGGCTGCGCGTCACCGCGGGCCTGCAGGCAGAGAACGAGGCCTTCATTGCCGCGTTGAAGAAGGTCCTGGTCAGCAGCTGA
- a CDS encoding aminotransferase class I/II-fold pyridoxal phosphate-dependent enzyme, with protein sequence MVDRADRTQEASSGFSRRGFLRGMMVGAGALSLGSYEAVAQMISGPNARPVRGWGVPEGLVRLSGNEMPIGPSPRAVEAVLENVYSFNRYNRNRDIYTKIAERHGLPVVEWPPNTFSPPDAWVTLGCGSSEVLFAVASAYLRDGAEVVEASPGYAGVFRTAEAYGASAKWVPLTSDFQQDLDAMKVAISENTRVVVVTNPGNPTGVLVPPDALRKFVQEVPSDVIVFVDEAYIEFSKNPEDRVGAAPLILDHANVIVARTFSKIMGMAGLGVGYGLARPEVIEKLNQNKGGRPSMLSTNAAVAGIEDHDYQDRARKVTWEGQEYFASNFDEMGIEYVPSQSSFMLINVHKDADEVVRKLREEYNVMVGNGKRRWEMDTWLRVTSGLQEENEAFMAALKKVLVSS encoded by the coding sequence ATGGTAGACAGGGCGGATAGAACACAGGAAGCTTCTTCCGGTTTTTCAAGGCGAGGCTTTCTAAGAGGTATGATGGTCGGCGCAGGCGCATTGTCACTGGGCAGTTACGAGGCCGTGGCGCAGATGATCTCCGGACCCAACGCGAGACCCGTGCGCGGGTGGGGCGTACCCGAAGGTCTCGTGCGCCTGAGCGGAAACGAAATGCCCATCGGTCCATCTCCGCGGGCGGTTGAGGCTGTCCTGGAGAACGTGTACTCCTTTAACCGCTACAACCGGAACAGGGACATCTATACCAAGATCGCCGAGCGGCACGGGTTGCCCGTGGTGGAGTGGCCTCCCAATACCTTCTCGCCGCCTGACGCCTGGGTCACCCTGGGCTGCGGTTCCTCGGAGGTGCTTTTCGCCGTGGCGTCCGCCTATCTCAGGGACGGTGCTGAAGTGGTCGAGGCCTCGCCCGGTTACGCCGGCGTGTTCCGCACGGCCGAAGCATACGGTGCCTCGGCGAAGTGGGTCCCGTTGACCAGCGATTTCCAGCAGGACCTCGATGCCATGAAAGTTGCTATCAGCGAAAATACGCGCGTGGTGGTCGTGACCAATCCCGGTAACCCGACCGGCGTGCTCGTCCCGCCGGACGCCCTGAGGAAGTTCGTCCAGGAGGTCCCGTCTGACGTGATCGTCTTCGTGGACGAGGCCTACATCGAGTTTTCGAAGAACCCCGAAGACCGGGTCGGCGCGGCACCGCTGATCCTGGATCACGCGAATGTGATCGTAGCTCGCACGTTCTCCAAGATCATGGGCATGGCGGGACTCGGCGTCGGCTACGGCCTGGCGCGCCCCGAAGTCATCGAGAAGCTGAATCAGAACAAGGGCGGTCGGCCGAGCATGCTTTCGACCAACGCCGCGGTGGCGGGGATCGAGGATCATGACTACCAGGATCGGGCGCGGAAGGTGACCTGGGAAGGCCAGGAGTACTTCGCCAGCAATTTCGACGAAATGGGCATCGAGTACGTACCCAGCCAGTCCAGTTTCATGCTGATCAACGTGCACAAGGATGCGGATGAAGTCGTCCGCAAGTTGAGGGAAGAATACAACGTGATGGTCGGCAACGGAAAGCGCCGTTGGGAAATGGATACCTGGCTGCGGGTCACTTCCGGACTGCAGGAAGAGAACGAGGCCTTCATGGCAGCGCTCAAGAAGGTGCTGGTAAGTAGCTGA
- a CDS encoding phosphoribosylaminoimidazolecarboxamide formyltransferase, whose product MDLSLKYGLNPHQHPARVTLPPESPLRVLNGTPGYVNIIDAMGAWQLARELKRATREAGAASFKHASPAGAAITAELGDTYLASQFLAAKELSPVAAAYVRARGGDRMCSFGDAAAVSEVVDRSLATVLRREVSDLIIAPGYEPDALEVLRAKKGGGYLVLEIDPDFEPPVVEQRTLFGLQLEQPRNDAAITRQTFSNLVTDNRDISDSALDTLVVATIALKYTQSNSVCVAYDGQVIGMGAGQQSRIHCTRLACDKADKWFLQQHPRTLDLPFRAGLKRTEKTNLVDQYLLWDQLSDTEEARMLGDLEERPVLISPDERRDFVSRFEGTCLTSDAFIPFRDNIDRAARSNVCYVAQTGGSTADKGVTEAADEYGMVMAHTGLRLFLH is encoded by the coding sequence ATGGATCTTTCACTTAAATACGGACTCAATCCCCATCAACATCCCGCCAGGGTGACCTTACCGCCTGAATCACCGCTGCGCGTGCTCAACGGAACGCCGGGCTACGTCAATATCATCGACGCCATGGGCGCATGGCAACTGGCGCGGGAACTGAAGCGCGCTACAAGGGAAGCCGGCGCGGCGTCCTTCAAGCACGCCAGTCCTGCCGGGGCGGCAATCACTGCTGAACTCGGAGATACTTACCTGGCCTCGCAATTCCTGGCAGCGAAGGAGCTTTCGCCCGTGGCCGCGGCTTACGTAAGGGCCCGCGGAGGCGACCGCATGTGCTCCTTCGGGGACGCGGCGGCCGTGAGCGAGGTGGTGGACCGGTCCCTGGCTACCGTGCTCAGACGGGAGGTGTCGGACCTGATCATCGCGCCGGGATACGAACCGGACGCGCTGGAAGTCCTCCGTGCGAAGAAAGGGGGCGGATACCTCGTCCTGGAGATCGACCCGGACTTCGAACCGCCTGTGGTCGAGCAAAGAACGCTGTTCGGCCTTCAGCTGGAACAACCCCGCAACGACGCGGCCATCACGCGGCAGACTTTTTCCAACCTCGTCACAGACAACCGGGACATATCGGATTCCGCGCTCGATACCCTCGTCGTGGCGACAATCGCCCTCAAGTACACCCAGTCCAATTCCGTCTGCGTGGCCTACGACGGCCAGGTGATCGGCATGGGCGCGGGCCAGCAGTCCCGCATCCACTGCACCCGGCTGGCCTGCGACAAGGCCGACAAGTGGTTCCTGCAGCAGCATCCCCGGACGCTGGATCTTCCTTTCCGAGCTGGGCTCAAACGTACGGAAAAGACGAACCTCGTCGACCAGTACCTCCTGTGGGATCAGCTTTCCGACACGGAAGAGGCCCGCATGCTGGGTGACCTCGAAGAACGTCCCGTGCTGATCTCGCCGGATGAACGGCGGGATTTTGTTTCCCGTTTCGAGGGGACCTGTCTTACTTCGGACGCCTTCATCCCCTTCCGCGACAATATCGACCGGGCGGCCCGAAGCAACGTGTGCTACGTCGCGCAGACGGGTGGCTCTACGGCGGATAAAGGGGTAACGGAGGCGGCCGACGAATACGGCATGGTCATGGCCCACACGGGCCTGCGACTGTTTCTACATTAG
- a CDS encoding glycerophosphodiester phosphodiesterase, translated as MVANVAHRGASGNYPENTLRAFQMALEIGVDEIELDLRSTRDGHLVVMHDATVDRTTDGTGAIGELTLAEIRALDTGRVFGERFRGERVPTWEEALDLVQGKVRLNVHLKEGGNPDGEFERKVAKALRAFRMMGDSILACNDESVGIFAEVDPRIACRIFPNNRSPEDYIRSSAEMGLRTMQPGRDMTTPEFVQMAHDSGLGVHVFYADTPEDMRKFIGMGVDGILTNYPERMKAVIAETCSGNDRRPC; from the coding sequence ATGGTTGCCAATGTCGCCCATCGCGGCGCGTCGGGAAACTACCCCGAGAACACGTTACGCGCATTTCAGATGGCGCTTGAAATCGGCGTGGATGAGATCGAGCTCGATCTCCGTTCTACCCGGGACGGGCATCTCGTCGTCATGCACGACGCCACCGTAGACCGAACAACCGACGGTACGGGCGCGATTGGCGAGCTCACACTTGCCGAGATCAGGGCGCTCGACACCGGAAGGGTGTTTGGCGAACGGTTTCGTGGCGAACGCGTGCCGACCTGGGAGGAAGCGCTGGATCTCGTTCAGGGTAAAGTGAGGCTCAATGTACACCTCAAAGAGGGTGGAAATCCGGATGGCGAATTCGAACGTAAGGTAGCGAAGGCGCTGCGCGCGTTCCGAATGATGGGCGATTCCATACTGGCCTGCAATGATGAGAGCGTGGGGATATTTGCCGAGGTCGACCCGCGAATAGCTTGCCGGATCTTTCCAAACAACCGCTCCCCCGAGGATTACATTCGGTCATCAGCGGAAATGGGGCTTCGGACGATGCAGCCTGGACGGGACATGACCACGCCGGAGTTCGTTCAGATGGCGCACGACTCAGGACTGGGTGTACATGTATTCTACGCGGATACCCCCGAAGACATGCGGAAGTTTATCGGGATGGGCGTGGATGGGATCCTGACAAACTATCCGGAACGGATGAAAGCGGTGATCGCGGAAACGTGTAGCGGGAACGATCGGCGTCCGTGCTAA
- a CDS encoding APC family permease yields the protein MSSASSRGGLLRVLGLITGLAITFGGIVSLGILRAPGEVAAQLPDPWWYMATWIGAGVFVLFSTASAAELATALPRAGAYYVYAHRSLGPFVGFVSGWTDWLNWCGATAMTIVVINEYLHLLTPAIPRYSLSLCLAIAVSFALVQWRGVKWGTGLHNAASMIKAVVFAVLIIACFVLADGGGAEGEAAALPSMPAGWALAMAFIVALRGVLYAYDGWVFTAYFSEEMADPGRTIPRSMFVGVGIVIAVYLLINIALLRMLPMSEIVGAELAVGRAVETLLGPVAETVITAFLTGFLIVGINLGYMFAARVIYAMSTDGLFFRQCRRVNRGGTPTAALVASLAATIVFLLFSGSFVRLVEALAFFTVVNYAILFLSVFLLRRKEPDLPRPYRAWGYPWTTALTLAGAVAFLAGNIVGGTAVSLTALGVVVLSYPLYLLFRRINKHSSGSSVDTSERRA from the coding sequence ATGTCTTCGGCGTCTTCCCGCGGCGGTCTGCTGCGCGTGCTCGGTCTGATCACGGGACTGGCCATCACCTTCGGAGGAATCGTCAGTCTCGGCATCCTGCGTGCGCCGGGCGAAGTGGCGGCCCAGTTGCCCGATCCCTGGTGGTATATGGCTACCTGGATCGGAGCGGGCGTGTTCGTGCTGTTCAGCACGGCTTCAGCCGCCGAACTGGCTACTGCATTGCCGAGGGCCGGGGCCTACTACGTCTACGCCCACCGGTCTCTCGGTCCCTTCGTCGGTTTCGTCAGCGGTTGGACCGACTGGCTGAACTGGTGCGGAGCGACGGCGATGACCATCGTCGTCATCAACGAATACCTCCATCTCCTGACGCCCGCAATTCCGAGATACAGCCTTTCGCTGTGCCTGGCCATCGCAGTCTCCTTCGCCCTGGTCCAGTGGCGGGGCGTGAAATGGGGAACCGGCCTTCACAACGCGGCGAGCATGATCAAGGCAGTTGTTTTCGCGGTGCTTATCATCGCGTGTTTCGTACTGGCGGATGGTGGAGGTGCGGAGGGCGAGGCGGCCGCCCTGCCGTCCATGCCCGCGGGATGGGCCCTGGCCATGGCCTTTATCGTGGCGTTGAGAGGGGTGCTTTATGCTTACGACGGCTGGGTGTTTACTGCTTACTTTTCTGAAGAAATGGCCGATCCGGGGCGTACGATTCCCCGGTCGATGTTCGTGGGCGTCGGGATCGTCATCGCGGTCTACCTGCTCATCAACATCGCCTTGCTGCGCATGCTGCCCATGTCGGAGATCGTCGGGGCGGAGTTGGCCGTGGGCCGGGCCGTCGAGACTTTGTTGGGACCGGTGGCGGAGACGGTCATCACGGCGTTCCTGACCGGATTCCTGATCGTGGGGATCAACCTGGGTTACATGTTCGCCGCCCGCGTGATCTACGCCATGAGTACCGACGGCCTGTTCTTCCGGCAGTGCCGGCGGGTGAACCGGGGCGGCACCCCCACGGCGGCGCTCGTCGCCAGCCTGGCGGCCACGATCGTCTTCCTGCTGTTCAGCGGAAGCTTCGTACGCCTGGTGGAGGCGCTGGCGTTCTTCACCGTGGTCAACTACGCCATCCTGTTCCTTTCCGTCTTTCTCCTGAGAAGAAAGGAACCCGATCTTCCCCGCCCCTACCGGGCCTGGGGATACCCGTGGACGACGGCGCTCACCCTCGCAGGCGCCGTAGCTTTCCTTGCCGGCAACATCGTGGGCGGTACGGCCGTCAGCCTGACGGCCCTTGGCGTGGTCGTCTTGAGCTACCCGTTATACCTGCTGTTTCGCCGGATCAATAAGCACTCTTCCGGGTCGTCAGTGGACACCAGCGAGCGGCGAGCATAG